The bacterium DNA window GGGACGTGGAGCGAGAGGAAGGCGGACTGGATCTCGCGCGAGATGCGCGCGATCGCCTGGCGGCCCTGGTGATACCGATCGTCGATGCGCTCCACCGTCACGCGGGTGCGCTGCATGCCGTCGAGCGCGCCATACACGAGCGTGCCGACCATCGCGAGGATGCCCACCGCGACGAGGACTTCGAGGAGCGTCATGCCCCTTGTCTGGCGCGCACGGGGTCGCATCAATTCTTCCCCCTCCCGCTGCTCCCGCTGCTGCTCCTGCCGCTGCTCCCGCTGCTGCTCCTGCCGCTGCCGCTGCTCCCGCTGCTGCTCCTGCCGCTGCTCCCGCTGCTGCTCGTGCCCGAGTCGGAGTCGCCGGCGACGTCATCGTCGACGGTGAGGCCCTTTTGCGGGATGGTGAACCACTCCGTGACCTCGATCGCGCGCTCCTTGGTGCCCTCGCGGATGAA harbors:
- a CDS encoding general secretion pathway protein GspJ, translating into MTLLEVLVAVGILAMVGTLVYGALDGMQRTRVTVERIDDRYHQGRQAIARISREIQSAFLSLHVP